In Setaria viridis chromosome 5, Setaria_viridis_v4.0, whole genome shotgun sequence, the genomic stretch cacggcggggaCATCATCGTACTCGTCGGCGTCCGCTTCGCGCAGCGCCCGCGCGATGGCCCGCACCGTGGCGGGCTCGTCCTGCAACACCCACCGATGAGCGCGGCGCCCGCCTTCCTCCACTCGCCGACGCACGACACGAAGTCCTGCAACGCCGAGGCGTGAGGGGTACGTTTGGTTGGactttaattttaaaaaaaccaAAGGTAAGCAAATAGTTTAAAAGTCACATGTGCTTTAGACTAAAAGTTACTTTTTATTTTGTTACAAAACTAAAAGCACATTTCCCCTTTAAGTATTTTTGagaaaaaattacccacttaccATTGGTTATGAACATACTCGTTTGTTTCCTCCCTCATTCTATTTCTTCTCCCGCACATCTGTCCGCCTCCTCCGCACAACAAACCCCCCACTGCCCCCGGACGCCCCCAACCACCCGCAGCGCCCCGACTCCTCTGCGTTGCACCGCCGCCTGCGCCAGCTCCTCGAACGTGAAAACGTCCGCGGCGTCCGACGCGGCCGCAACGGAGGcgtcgagccgccgccgcttcctgccAACCTCCACGGGCGCGCGGCCACGACGCGCCAGCAGACCATCGAGGAAGGCCGGGTTCCCGACGGTGCGCGCTAGGAAGGCCGTGCACTGCTCCTTTCCGCGGCACTCCATGTCCAGCAGTTGCGCGCGGGCCTCCTGCAACAGCGCCTCGCCAGCTCCAGCGCCAGCGCCTCCCAGTCCCGCCGCAGCCTCTCGAACTCGCTCTCGCAGATGCCGCCACTCCCGCTCATGTCGGCCTTCGCGCCTGACGATGACGTGCAGTGTCGCGCCAACGACGGATGTTGGCGAGAAGGTGGCGTTGGCCGAGAGGGAGCTTGCCTGTGGTGGCCTTGACGGCAAAGGCGATGGAGGGACCGGAGAGCACGACGAGGCCAGAGATCTTGCCGGCAGTGAGGGCCGGATTGGCTGGGGACACGATGGCGCCGACGGCTGAGCGCGTAGTAGAGCATGGGGATGTGGAGGCTGCGGGGCGCGAGGACAAAGGCGACGTCGCCGCGGGAGACGCCTAGGCGGGcacggagcgcggcggcgagcgcgcggacCCGGGAGAGGATGGCGGGGAAGGGGACGGCCTCGCCGGTTGTGGGAGAGGAGCGTGACGGGGAGTAGGGAGAACGTGAAGGAAAGGAAGGAGAGTAGGACCTGCTtgtcagtgagagagggagagagttgagtgAGGTGAACCGTGGATGACACGTAGGGTCCACTCAACAGTTtattcaaaagccacagctgctctaaccaaacggtcttctgctttttcCACAActactttctcacagctgctttttcACGGTCCACAGATCATAACAGCTTTTCAAAAACCACAGCCCACTTAAACCCATCCTGAGGCTTTGCAGGTCATTGCGAAGAACAAACAAGAGCAAAATGTTCATTCTCTGTTCTGGTCATTGTTAGTATGTGACAAAGGCAAGAGGGCGCACCACCCATTCTTGCTACAGCGCCTCGCCAGCTCCAGCGCCAGCGCCTCCCAGTCCCGCCGCAGCCTCTCGAACTCGCTCTCGCAGATGCCGCCACTCCCGCTCATGTCGGCCTTCGCGCCTGACGATGACGTGCAGCGTCGCGTCGGTGACGGATGTTGGCGAGAAGGTGGTGTTGGCCGAGAGGGAGCTTGCCTGTGGTGGCCTTGACGGCAAAGGCGATGGAGGGACCGGAGAGCACGACGAGGCCAGAGATCTTGCGGCGGTGAGGGCCGGATTGGCTGGGGACACGATGGCGCCGACGGCCGAGCGCGTAGTAGAGCATGGGGATGTGGAGGCTGCGGGGCGCGAGGACAAAGGCGACGTCGCCGCGGGAGACACCTAGGCGGGcacggagcgcggcggcgagcgcgcggacCCGGGAGAGGATGGCGGGGAAGGGGACGGCCTCGCCGGTTGTGGGAGAGGAGCGTGACGGGGAGTAGGGAGAATGTGAAGGAAAGGAAGGAGAGCAGGACCTGCTtgtcagtgagagagggagagagttgagtgAGGTAAACCATGGATGACACGTAGGGTCCACTCAACAGTTtattcaaaagccacagctgctctaaccaaacggtcttctgctttttcCACAGCTACTGTAATAAATACCATTTGAAATAATatagtaatcatgaaaaattcagaaggaaatccaaaagaaaaaaaaaggaaaaatggcaaaaaggtcaaattcggccaaattttgaccgaaatttgaatttcaaatttgaaattcagaaaaatttgtcaaatgtgtggaatacaagtgtaagagtatTTAGGactgaaggatcaaaaatttggaactaAGCTAGTGCTAAATCTCTCAGAAgaatcagagaaaagaaaaagaaaaggacgtactgttcatcgtccgaaaaTAGAGTTCCAGAAAAACAGCTTCAGAGTCtgttttggaaattgaattctggaAAAATTTGCAAATAAGTGCATCAAGACAACTACACTATATTGAAGTGTGAACCTTGGACTACAAGAtctgggtgttgttggccaggatcaataacaagaaggaagtcaaacccaagctcaaagtcagcacaaaatcacaagtAACTGAAAACTCTGAATTTTTCTAAGTCTGGACAGCAGCAAGGCAATAACTTGGAGCTTGAATTCAGAGCTATTTAAATCAAAAGagatacttgttcatgagcaaaatggaacactgGGACATAATGGAACATGTTTGAGTAGAAGTTGGATTGGAAAAACTAGCTTCAGGCCACTGAATTGGATTGACAAGTTGAGATCGACACTACTGTcgataactgacgaactgaacctTTGATTCAGTCGATTCAGAATCAATTCGAGCAACATCTCCAAATTCCACcggtttgatgattatctcgggatggagccaaaacaaaagatggaaaattcaAGTTTATCTGTAACTTTCTTTAAGCATCGGTGTGCCGTTGGATCAAAGATCAACCACGATTTGCTTCTGAAGATCGCGGGCGCCAGAAGAGCGGTGACTGAGCACCATggcgtgtcgccgccgccgcttccgatAGCTTGCCAGCACGAcgactaggccacctcctcaccacataagcctacgggtaggccacggtgtcgcccatgcgcacggtgaacgcttgaataactaccgctcccgcgccgccgttttcaccgccATTCTTTTTACTGCCGCCAGCGCCTCTtctgtcaagcaccgccgccgagcaaaattccaccgccacaccgccgctcccgtcgattccttccgtccacacctccacctaCACCCCACCAGTAACCTtaccaacttgttgcccagcttcttcgccgtcaCACCTTgtatcgccgccgcttctgtccgccgccgtcgcgccgcccgctcacggtgagaaccccctcgcgctgtctctcttccttcttgagtagtcatagtcgagtccttagggtcctaggatggtgtcggGGTAGATGTTTGAGTAGGTTATGCCGTTGTCGTGAGTAGTCACCACCGGCCGTGGGTGTTGCCGCCCGttgccgtggaggggatggctccggccatctccggggaagctgttgccgcgcacgaggTCGTATAGGTCTCAGGTTGGTGTTGTCGCCTGGTCCCGCcaccgggagggcgccggccggcgagtcgcgccgccccctgtcccGGTCAcgcttttggcgggaggaagaagaaggagccgggcgctcgggcccgcgtGTCAGAGAGAGAAAACGGGGGGGGAAGCGCAGGCCGAAGCGGTGCGGCCGTCTGTGGGCCGGCGCGTTGAGGCCCAGTGGCACGCGCGCGGGTGACCGAAAGAgaaaaggccggaggcccagagcagcGACGCAGGCCGGCGTCACgtggaaaaggaagaaaaagaaagaagggccgtgggccggtgctgggctgctaaaggaaagaaaagaagaaatcggcccgcggggcccgtcggAAGGAGGagtaaggccggcgggtagaatgaataggaaggtggggtccgcgctgTGGGGTCCGGTgtttcgtgagagagggtagcgcgggggtgagtaagaaaagtttttccgggggaattttcgggaaaagttagatttctttagcaaaataatccgtttaaattcgttttacaccattttaatcatagaaatttgtaggagtgtccaaaattagtgaaaccaattttgttaggcttgttttattttcctttatgcattaaaatttttacaccctaggaaaataataaaaatttgggtatttatttaatgccttccttttaaggtaattaaataaatacttaatatttataaaatgtataaaatatgaataatgctttatcaatcacaaataatccTTAAACCAtaagaaattagattttcaagttagaaaataattaccaCTTCTCAAAGATTAAAAGAAAAGTTATAGGAAGGgttaaaaataagaaaaataaatatacaggttaatctttttagatttcttttatgtgttgacttacaactttatcgtgataagtcgtatagtccttgttggcttgcaactttatcatagaggaaagttgtatagtctgtcattcaaaaagtttgcattctaacccctgcatgtatatatgacgtagatccagaagcaccggaaaaagattactgggaattttcagaaggacccttggagtccgacgaagtatttgaatttgttccctgtgatgcaaatccgtcggcgtctactaatctttttaacgatcaaggcaagccccggtgcatttatacctatctattttagagtcgatatttcatgtgactagttataggttatttgtttattgtatgcactaggtctaggagttgaatgaaacatATTTCTTgagtatgatcatgccttgaattaaggacatctttgccacttgttcgaatcctagaaactacccaagtctagaattgcttacttgcttacatacttggtttaccaaccttaaggaaaactttgaAGTCATATATGTTGCTTAGGAAGGATAGTTTGAAGTATgaaacggacagaagctagagatatagttctgtctgctagattaatctggttaaggcccgattcatGTCTTAActgctgatcaagtgataacatctgatcacttactgggtatgggaccagtaaagcccagtagattagtaaactctatgatcaggaatgcttcgtacccgcatttgacgtgctggagattggcaggggtgtagcctgaaaactcacatggagatcgggccagacgtggggtcccatgtgggggtgcatccctggatccgggtagttgtattcctaatcattgactttactaatcgagaggttgttagtacgacctggacagtcgtataatactggtgatcggggtgctctcctgcaggatgtaaattgatccggatcgccgcaattctcggttatgaatgcacttgatcactgttgagcatcgtagtataactcatgtgatataaaatctcctgttgccaagtactgtatgaattAACAGTtatgattgttttacttctgttatcatctagaatggttaggtaacaacttaactaaactaaaagacaaaactaaggcctcactcgtagtaagctttttcggcaaaaaccgtgtcaaccaagcacacccaaaggctgacatacattccaaagaaaaactattatattggttagtcgggtaagacttgctgagtaccccgtactcagggttttccccttgtggttatctttcagaagctccacaggaagctaccgaggaggagaccccgaagacctagagtattggcctgagtctctcaatactctagaaaacagtttatcgacgcatcttctcctgaactgcttatgtttaatcttagagcttgtctaactatgcatcactaagtttgtctCAACTTAaggtcttgtaataactcgtacctcttaattatgtatgtaaaaatgtaatgtttgttgatattatcccatcgcggatattatcctgatgtatggtgatgaaacacgccgtggatccttcgaggagtcctagggacactcgacggactaccgaacttacgctgttttaggtgcgtctCGGATAATTGTCGTTCTAAaggcgattaggcgcacttaaaccagcttaagttggacggttccgccacagctactttctcacagctgctttttcACGGTTCACATATCATAACAGCTTTTCAAAACCACAGCCCAACTAAACACATCCTAAGGCTTTGCAGGTCATTGCGAAGAACAAACCAGAGCAAAATGTTCATTCTCTGGTCTGGTCATTGTTAGTACGTGACAAAGGCAAGAGGGCGCACCACCCATTCTTTGGTCTCGGCGTTGTACGACTCGTACCGGGTACACGACGATCGGTTTGCTCGTAACCTGAAAATCGACGAGTTCAGAACGCAGCTGCTGCTAAACGCTATTAGTACAAAAGAACGTGGAAGTAGTAGAAACTGGCAGCGTGAGATGTATACGACTTTCTTGATCGAGAGGATGAGCCCGTGGATCAGCCTGGGAGCTGTGCAGTTCACTCCGACGGCGGCCACCCTCTCGCAGGACTCCGCCACGGCCGCACACTCGGCGATCGGGTCCCCGCTCGCCGCGTTCACCCCGTCCTTGAAAGTGAACGAGAACCAGGCCGGGACCCGTATGCCGCTCTCCTACAGGAGCTCCGCGTAGGCCTGCAGGCTCACGGGCAGCCACGCCACCATCAGGCTCACCACCGACAGCATTCGAACAAATCAGATCTAATTTTTTTCGAGAATAGtcctttgtattaagaagaatgaGTAGAATTGTTACAACGCAGGTCGGGCTCACGCACACGATTTTGAACAAATCAGATCCAATTTGCTACGAATAGTTTTACCTGCGCCTCGAGCTTGTTCGGGATCGTCTCGAACGCGATCAGGTCGGGGCCTGCGTCCGCCAGCACCTGCAGCCGCCTCCTGTGGAAGCTATTGAGCGCTTCCTTGGTGACCGACTTGCCGTAGTCGCCACTGCATCAACATTCAACAGCAAGTGACGCCTTGTACTCGGATCATATGCGGCCTTCGTGCGTGCCTGTACTCGGAGCCGTCGCCCAGGTACGCCCCGTAGCTCCCGACCGAGGCGGCCAccagcaccggcggcgccgagcgccCCCTCGTGTCGCCCTCCACGAAGGCTCGGCGCGCCTCCTGCGCGACGTGCACGCCACGACGCAGCAGGGCCTCGCCCTCGTCCCGCGAGAAGCCCTTCTACCGGAACCCCTCGATCGTGGCCTGCGACCCAGTCCGTCGTGACAAACACGCGCAGGCCTAGCAGGGTACACGGCGATCTCGTAGAAACGTGACGGGGAGTGCGCACCTGGTACGACGCCGAGGTTATGATGTTCGCGCCTGCTTCCAGGTAGTCCGGATGGACCTGCATCTCACAAAAAAAGCCAAGATTTTTGGTCTGGTGTTAGACCAGTGTGTGCCTGTGCAGCAGGTCGTGCATCGTGTCGTCTCGATTGGTTCGACGAGCAACGGTAAATGACCACAGTGTGTCAACGGTCACGGTGGCGTGAACTGTCGCTGCTGGTGAGTGTCTGACCTTGCGGGTGAGGTGCGGGGCGTTGGCGAGGCACTTGGCGCTCCAGAGAGCGTCCTGCAGGTCCGCGCCGTGCtcctccagctccgccgccgtccacgaCATGGCCGTTTGGGGGGACGTGTGGCTGTCAGCGGAaagccgccggcggccacgtgCGGAGCGGCGGTGTACGTGTCATTCTGTACTGACAGTGCAGTCTACGTGCCTCACGGTCGTCGCAGCATGGCTGCACGAGCGGCGCCACGGATGGACGCGATCGACTGTTCCGGACGATGTTTTCTTGTTGCGTAGACTCTTCTTCCCCATTTCTTTTGCTACATAATCTTTTCTCCGATGACTCATTGCTGTCCTCCGATCTCAATATTTTGTGGCCTAAATATCCCTGGCGCATCATCAACTCACCATTTACCCCAATTCTAGGTTAGATGGAGCCTCAATTCGAACTCATCAACAAATAGTTAGAGATCTGCTCATCCCCACCCACCAAAATAAACAATGATATATACTACTCAATTGCGGTGTTTGGATGCGAgctactaaactttagtaggatcacatcggatattcggacgctaattaggaggactaaacatgagctaattataaaactaattgcagaacctctatactaattcgcgaaacgaatctattaaacctaattaatccatcattagccaccatattatcaaatcatgaactaattaagcttaatagattcgtctcgcgatttagactctatataattagttttgtaattagactatatttaatactcccaactagtatcaaacacccaactagtatcaaacatccaatgtgacaggtttCCAGGTTCCATATTTCGTGGTGTGGTCAAACCCGCGGGGGCGCACGGCCAGAAAACCGGTGGAGAGCGCCCAAACCTCGAACCCAGCGAAGTGCCACACGGCCATCCCCCTTCTGACTCCCATGAATGCGAGTCGCCCACCGCACCCCGCACCCCATCCCCCGTCGCGAATCCCGAATGCTCCGCCACCAAACCACCTCTCCCACTCCCTCCACCGACGGCAACAGCGACACCACCTCGAGGCCTCCACCGAAAGGACCATCTCGCCCCCGGGGCCGGGGCCCAGGCCCCTCCTGCTCTCTCCAGTCTCCCCCTGGAGTATGGGCCGAGAACCAGGGCTAGTTTGGCCATTTCGTGATCCGATCAAAACCTCCCCAAACCCAACGCACCGGCTAGTCGCTGCGCTCGCTCGCACCCgacctcctcctcggctccccccctccttcccttcccttccgcCCGAAGTCTCCACGCTCCCTTTCTTCCGTTTAAAACCTTCGCTTCGTCTCGACTCTACCCGCGGCCGGCcattctccctctccctcgcctAACCCACGCGCGCGTCAAACCCTACCTAGGGCCCCGCGCGAGGCTCCAGATCCAATGGGCgcggcgccgtcgacgccgaggctgggcgcgccgccgtcgcccggcgCCGCGGAGCAGATGTTCGCGGCGCTGGTCGGCGGGAAGGCCTACCCGATCTCCTCCGAGTTCTGGAACCAGCTGCTCGAGCTGCCCCTCACCCTGCAGTGGCCGCGCGACCGCGTGCTGCAGGCGTGCCACGCCTTCGGTGAGTctcgcgcccccccccccctctcgaGATCCACGCCCTCCCTGGCGGCTTGGGCCTGCGCTGATCGCTTCCCTGTGCTGTCGCGTCcggtgattttttttcctctctctcccacgTGTGCGCTGTGCGGGTTTTGATCCGTGGGGCAATGCGGATCATATGGTTTCTGTGTGCGGGCTTGTCGCTTGCACTGCGGTGGGTTCACGCCTTTGAGGTGAAGCACTAGGTTGATCGGGTGTTAACGGCATCATTGCTACGCTGATTGCGTCTCTAGGGGGAGGCTCTACGTGTTAGTTTCTTCGGATTGCGAGCTTATGATGGCAATTCTGGGGGGTTTAGTTGCTGTTCTGGCGAATTTCATGTGGGCGTGCTGCAATCGGCGGGGCATGTGTTTGTATGGACTTCCTTGGCAGGCTGGCCTGGGTTTTTGTTGCAAATTATGCCATATTGGTAATCACGTTTGTAATTTCTGTGCGTTTGGGTGACCGGGTTTGTCTTCGCTTGGACTACACGAGTAGACTGCATCTCCCCACTTTTTTGGTAATCTGAATGCCCAGGTGGAAGCAAAGTGATGATTTTGAGTGGCTGAAAGTGTGAATGGTGCTAGCTCCAATTTGATCATTCTATGGAAATGCAGTGATTTATTTTATAATTGATTGATTTATTTTTGAGTTCATTGCGTCAATTGTTGATTGCCAGTGCCACAGACCCTGTATTACAATTGGTGATACTATTTCAAAGTCAGTTTAGTAAACTTGATGCTCTGCATATTTTGGCTGCTTTTACTTTTTTACATGATTGGTTTCTCAAATTTAACTCCTAAATATCTATGCTTACGGGTTTTGTTATGTGCATATGCAGCCCAGAACAACTACCAAACCAAGCATCTTGCAAAGATTTTGATCCATTTGGTTTGGTGCTTGCAAGAGTGCACCTCAACAACTTCTGTATCATCTGTCGTATATCGAAGGGCTATCAATGCTGCATATATCTCATCCATATTTCTCAAGTTCATCATTGAAAATGCAAAAGCTGATAATTGGCAAGAGCTATGCCTTGACATTGACAAGAATGAGAAGGGGATGGAAAATTTTCCTGCAGGTAATTGATTATTCATATCCAGTCTAGTCTGTTGGAAAGCATATTCTGCAATCCCGCTATGTGCACATTATTATAGAAGTGACTTGGCTGGAATTCTGATGCTCTTTGATGTTGCATTGACCCTTGAAGAAAGCACTGTGGAGTATTTTCTGATGAGAGGCGTGCTGAACTACATTGGTAGTGTAGATGTAAGGTATCTCATTCATCACATCGCTTTATATATTAGTGTTTTCCTTTTTACTGTATGTTTTTTATTTGATCTAactgttttgttttgttatgTATTAAGCTCGGAATCATGCTACCTACATCATGAACTTCTGAACTTGATGCTAGTTCTTATGTCAACTCAGTTATGTTCTGGACCATCTCCGGAACCAAAAGATGTGCATCCTTTCATTGATGCAGCTATGCTTCAGGTATGCTGAAACTAGTGGTGCATCGTATATGCTGATTTATTTCCAGTCACTCTTGAGATAAAATTTGGAGTGTATCTCCATGCGGCATTTTTCTTCTACAGGACAGCTCCATAGTAGTCTCAGTGGTGCGAAAGTTATTGCTCAATTTTGTAGCACGGCCAAAATTTCCTCCAAATGGTTCACATCCTGTTTTTTCTGATGATGGTAGGCCTGGTGTTCTGCAGCGAGTTGGCTCAGCAGCTGGTAAGTGGTAACATGGATCCTTTTCTTCAGCTCACTTGTTTATATAAGAATCTGAGTTACTCTAATTCTTTACGATGCGTGTCATGTCAATGCCCTAAGCAGTGTGTCTCCTTTTAAGTTCAGCTTAAAGATGTTTGGAATATATCAGTTGTCTTGTACTTTCGTGCTTCTCATGACAATTTCAATTGTTATTCCTCTTATGCAGTCCAACCCTTGTTTCTAATTCGCAACAGTATGCTAGTTTGATCCATTTTATGTGAGATAATGCCAGAATAGTAATGTATAACTTTTTACAATTACCAAAGGTCTTGAACAGTTCTTTGGATCATATCAGCCATTGGGCCATTCTTATAGTTCCCAGTCTCTGCTAAGGGAAGTGTCTGAATTATGGAAAATCTCTAAGTCTCTCATCTGATTCTGCAGCAAATTTTGTCTTACTGCCATATTATACGTTCACCTACCTTGTAAGCTCAACTCCTGAGGGTGCAACAAGTCAATTGGCAGATAACAGTTTGCTTGTTCTGCTTGTTATGATCCACTACCGGAAGTGCATTTCAACTAATGAGTCCATTCCAAGCAACAATTTATACACGGGTTCAGATACCAATGACAAGGAAGCACAGGTTTTTCATGAGAATCCTTATTGCAAAGCATTAAACAATGCTAAGGACATTCAATGTAAGATGCACCATTACTACAGAGAAACTGTGGCACTGTTATAGATCTCTAATAGTTACACAAATGAATTATGCTGCAGATGATCGTGCTGATGTTGAAGGAAATGCTCAAGATGGACCTGTTGCCAGGTTGTCTTTTGCATCGTTGTTTGACGCTCTTGGAAGGTAAGCAACACCTCATTTGCTGACATTTAGGTATattgaattttaatttattagCTGCATGCCAAATTGCCAAATATCTCAAACATGtaggagagctgtgtatcattGCATTAATAGAAGAAGATAGTTACAACATCCGCACACCCAAATTGCCAAATATTGTTTGCCATTCTCAAGAATAATGGCAATGATCCATTTTTCCTTGGAAATGAAAACACAGAACAGTTTTGGTCACTTGTGAATTATAGATAAAATTAAACATTGTTCTCCTGATTGAATTCTGTGCCATCTTTTATAGATAAAATTAAACATTGATCTTCTGATTGAATCTGCAGTTCTCTATGGTTGGTGAGTAATATATTGCATATACGTTCGGCGTTTATCAGGGCCTATTGTCTAGTGTCAATCGTAATTTGGATCAATCATAGTGTTTATCATATTTCCAGCATGCACACTTAAATTCATTACTAGAAAAAGCTTCTTGCATTTCACTTAATTAGTTTCCCTCTATCCCTACAGATGCTTAAACGACGAGAGCTCGGTTCTGTTGCTCTATTCTTTGGTCCATGGGAACTGTGACTTTCAGGAATATGTCCTGGTTCGAACAGACTTGGATACTTTGGTATGTCTTGTTAGCTTCATTTCTAAATTATTATTGATGGAGTAAAGGGTATTTAGGGCATCTTGGGTTATGCTTTTGATTAATGAAACAGCTGCAGTGTTGAAATAGTTTTCTTTCCAATGAGAGTATATTATCATTTATTATGATTTTGATTAGTATCATTTGCACATTggccttttttttgtttcatctaTTTGCCATCAGGAACTGGtttatttattttgttgttAAGAAAGATATTTATTTTGTGTATAAATTGAATCAGTCATCATAACAACCTCTTGGTGCCTGCTAATTTCTTGTGAATTATTTTAACAGCTCATGCCTATCTTGGAAATGCTCTACAATGCATCAaggaagacttcaaatcagaTTTACATGCTGTTGATTATTCTCCTGATCCTCAGTCAAGATTCAACCTTCAATGCTAGTGTGCACAAATTGGTAAGCAAGCTAGTTAACTTCTAATTTGCTTATGGCAAAATTATTAATGATCTAACGTGCAACTCCAGGTGCTTCCTGCTGTTCCTTGGTACCATGAACGCCTTATGCACCAAACGTCTTTGGGATCTTTGATGGTTGTAATACTAATCCGGACCATCAAGTACAACCTCTCCAAGCTAAGAGTAGGTATCAGATTCTTTGGTGTTTAGTACAGGAAATTTGAAACATTCTTGATTTGCCACATTGGAAGCTGCCTTTTGAATTTTCCTGCTATTTGAAGCTGCAGTTTGTACTTTGTGCTAACACTATTTGTAGTTACTAGTAACTATTTGATGATAGCTTATCTACACTTGCAGGATGTCTACCTTCACACAAACTGTCTTGCAATATTAGCAAATATGGCTCCTCATGTGCATAGGTTGAGTGCCTATGCATCACAAAGGCTGGTTAGCCTCTTTGACATGCTTTCTCGC encodes the following:
- the LOC117857291 gene encoding uncharacterized protein, with the translated sequence MGAAPSTPRLGAPPSPGAAEQMFAALVGGKAYPISSEFWNQLLELPLTLQWPRDRVLQACHAFAQNNYQTKHLAKILIHLVWCLQECTSTTSVSSVVYRRAINAAYISSIFLKFIIENAKADNWQELCLDIDKNEKGMENFPAESTVEYFLMRGVLNYIGSVDVSSESCYLHHELLNLMLVLMSTQLCSGPSPEPKDVHPFIDAAMLQDSSIVVSVVRKLLLNFVARPKFPPNGSHPVFSDDGRPGVLQRVGSAAANFVLLPYYTFTYLVSSTPEGATSQLADNSLLVLLVMIHYRKCISTNESIPSNNLYTGSDTNDKEAQVFHENPYCKALNNAKDIQYDRADVEGNAQDGPVARLSFASLFDALGRCLNDESSVLLLYSLVHGNCDFQEYVLVRTDLDTLLMPILEMLYNASRKTSNQIYMLLIILLILSQDSTFNASVHKLVLPAVPWYHERLMHQTSLGSLMVVILIRTIKYNLSKLRDVYLHTNCLAILANMAPHVHRLSAYASQRLVSLFDMLSRKYAKLAELKNDKSHKVISDQMEADNIADDMSTELHIYTDFLRIVLEIINAILTYALPRNPEVVYAVLHRQEVFEPFKNHPRFNELLENIYTVLDFFNSRMDMQQLDGEWSVDKVLEVINKNCRSWRGEGMKMFTQLRFTYEQESHPEEFFIPYAWRLVLSRGFSFNPGAINLFPVEIHLDDAPSGEQKV